From Pseudomonas putida, one genomic window encodes:
- a CDS encoding cation diffusion facilitator family transporter, translated as MITSAENERLLRLATRASLAVASILVLSKAVAWWLSGSVSLLAGLTDSALDAVASFLNLLAVHYALRPADDDHRFGHGKAEALAGMAQAVFIGVSAVLIGVQAVERLQSPQPLGDTAIGIGVMLLSLVLTLALLALQRKVIRVTGSTAVRADSLHYRSDLLLNGSILLALLLARYGWPQLDALFGLGIALYILWSALQIARESTAILMDKELPGDIGEGMVELVLGIAGVKGVHDLRTRVSGNQWFVQLHLELPGQLPLHEAHALCVQASEVIRQRYPQADVMVHADPV; from the coding sequence ATGATCACCTCGGCTGAAAACGAGCGCCTGCTACGCCTGGCCACCCGCGCGTCGCTCGCGGTGGCCAGCATCCTGGTGCTGAGCAAGGCCGTGGCCTGGTGGTTAAGTGGCTCGGTCAGCTTGCTGGCCGGGCTGACCGATTCGGCGCTGGACGCGGTCGCCTCGTTCCTCAACCTGCTCGCGGTGCACTATGCGCTGCGCCCGGCTGACGATGACCATCGCTTCGGCCACGGCAAGGCAGAGGCCTTGGCAGGCATGGCCCAGGCCGTGTTCATCGGTGTGAGTGCGGTACTGATCGGGGTTCAGGCCGTCGAGCGTCTGCAATCGCCACAACCCTTGGGTGATACCGCCATCGGCATCGGCGTGATGCTGCTGTCGTTGGTACTGACGCTCGCTTTGCTGGCGCTGCAACGCAAGGTCATTCGCGTGACAGGCTCAACGGCGGTGCGTGCTGACTCGCTGCATTATCGCTCTGACCTGCTGCTCAATGGCAGCATCCTGCTGGCCTTGCTGCTGGCGCGTTACGGCTGGCCGCAACTGGACGCGCTGTTTGGCCTGGGTATCGCGCTGTACATCCTGTGGAGTGCACTGCAGATCGCCCGGGAAAGCACGGCAATCCTGATGGACAAGGAACTGCCCGGCGACATCGGCGAGGGCATGGTCGAACTGGTGCTGGGCATTGCCGGGGTCAAAGGTGTACATGACCTGCGCACCAGGGTGTCGGGCAATCAGTGGTTCGTGCAACTGCATCTGGAACTACCAGGGCAGTTGCCGTTGCACGAAGCACATGCCCTGTGCGTACAGGCTTCTGAGGTCATCCGCCAGCGTTATCCACAGGCGGATGTGATGGTGCATGCCGACCCCGTTTGA
- a CDS encoding polyribonucleotide nucleotidyltransferase, giving the protein MRIPSRVIGGALIATLLTQLTACGTLFYPDRRGQIEGKVDPVIVALDAIGILFYVIPGLIAFGVDFATGAIYYPGGTTAQVAPEKLREAIKPDGKVDNLKLQAILESELGQRLPLDDPRLIQHRGSVEQLAAFGLVPAA; this is encoded by the coding sequence ATGCGCATCCCATCCCGCGTCATCGGTGGCGCCCTCATCGCCACCTTGCTGACCCAGCTGACGGCCTGTGGCACGCTGTTCTACCCTGATCGCCGCGGGCAGATCGAAGGCAAGGTCGACCCGGTAATCGTCGCCCTCGATGCCATCGGTATTCTGTTCTACGTGATCCCGGGCCTGATTGCCTTCGGTGTCGACTTCGCCACCGGCGCCATCTACTACCCCGGGGGCACCACGGCACAGGTAGCGCCAGAGAAACTGCGCGAGGCCATCAAGCCCGATGGCAAGGTCGACAACCTCAAGCTGCAAGCCATTCTCGAAAGCGAACTGGGCCAGCGCCTGCCGCTGGACGACCCACGGTTGATCCAGCATCGCGGCAGCGTCGAGCAACTGGCAGCGTTCGGCCTGGTGCCGGCAGCCTGA
- the hrpB gene encoding ATP-dependent helicase HrpB, producing MISLPIDAALPALRHALENRHEAVLEAPPGAGKTTRVPLALLSETWLAGQTIVMLEPRRLAARAAAERLASELGEKVGETVGYRIRLDSKVGPGTRIEVVTEGILARRLQDDPALDGVGLVIFDEYHLRNLDSDLALALCLSARELLRDEPPLKLLLMSATLEGARLSKVLNDAPVVTSEGRMYPVSTVWGSPYQPGERIDARVTDTCLAAINEQSGGSVLVFLPGQAEIRRVAEDLKEQLSSRPDVIVCPLYGDLDLNAQRAAIDPAPKNSRKIVLATNIAETSLTIEGVRVVVDSGLERVPKFDPRSGMTRLDTQRISKASATQRAGRAGRLEPGVCYRLWSESQHEQMAGYSTPEILQADLAALALQLARWGMKPEEMTWLDKPPSAPFGQARDLLKRLGALDDAGQLTPHGSAMSELPAHPRIAHLLIKGNAMGLDDLACNIAALLGEKDIQRGAGADLHTRLSALSGEQHSRRSGGSLQRVKQSARQYRSLLRGKASSPVSEPDHPRWVGCLLAFAYPDRIGLQRRASASEYRLSNGRAAVFSEPDALTKHEWLVVADLGSRQGQREERIYLASDLDPALFDDELADLVGSVDEVDWDEREGVLKAERQLKVGQLILSTKALPSLDEQTRSLALVNLVRRKGIELLPWNPELRQWQARVDLLRQLDIQNGQAESKWPDLSDANLLDTLEEWLTPYLAKVTRLSHFSQLDLPSIVRNLLPWPLPQELESLAPQAIQVPSGSNIRIDYLQHPPILAVRLQELFGLAETPRIAQGKQPLILHLLSPARRPVQVTQDLANFWRSTYVEVKKDLKGRYPKHYWPEDPLVAEATARAKPRKP from the coding sequence ATGATTTCTTTACCAATCGATGCCGCCCTGCCAGCTTTGCGCCATGCCCTGGAAAACCGTCACGAAGCGGTGCTCGAGGCCCCGCCCGGCGCCGGCAAGACCACCCGTGTGCCGCTGGCGTTGTTGAGTGAAACCTGGCTGGCCGGGCAGACCATCGTGATGCTGGAACCCCGCCGCCTGGCCGCACGCGCGGCGGCCGAACGGCTGGCCAGCGAGCTGGGCGAAAAAGTCGGCGAAACCGTGGGCTACCGCATTCGCCTGGACAGCAAGGTCGGGCCCGGTACGCGTATCGAGGTGGTCACCGAAGGCATCCTGGCGCGCCGGCTCCAAGATGACCCTGCACTGGACGGGGTGGGCTTGGTCATCTTCGATGAGTACCACCTTCGAAACCTTGACTCTGACCTTGCACTGGCTCTGTGCCTGAGTGCCCGCGAACTGCTGCGTGATGAGCCCCCGCTGAAGCTGCTCCTGATGTCCGCAACACTGGAGGGTGCTCGCCTTTCAAAGGTGTTGAATGATGCGCCTGTGGTCACCAGTGAAGGGCGGATGTATCCGGTCTCGACGGTTTGGGGTAGCCCCTATCAGCCGGGCGAGCGAATCGATGCGCGAGTCACAGACACCTGCTTGGCCGCCATCAATGAACAGTCGGGAGGAAGCGTTCTGGTTTTCCTTCCTGGGCAGGCAGAGATTCGGCGGGTGGCAGAAGACCTCAAGGAGCAGCTGAGCAGCCGTCCAGATGTGATCGTATGCCCACTGTATGGTGACCTCGATCTGAACGCCCAGCGTGCTGCTATTGACCCGGCACCCAAGAACTCCCGGAAGATCGTACTGGCCACGAACATCGCCGAGACCAGCTTGACCATCGAAGGCGTCCGGGTCGTGGTGGACAGTGGTCTTGAGCGAGTGCCGAAGTTCGATCCTCGCAGTGGCATGACCCGACTCGACACGCAGCGCATCTCGAAGGCCAGTGCTACCCAGCGTGCGGGGCGGGCAGGGCGCTTGGAGCCAGGCGTGTGCTATCGCCTGTGGTCGGAATCGCAGCACGAGCAAATGGCCGGCTACAGTACCCCAGAGATCTTGCAAGCTGATCTCGCAGCCCTGGCTCTGCAGCTGGCCCGGTGGGGAATGAAGCCGGAAGAGATGACCTGGCTCGACAAACCTCCATCAGCTCCTTTCGGCCAAGCCAGAGACCTGTTGAAGCGCCTGGGCGCGCTCGACGATGCAGGACAGCTCACACCGCACGGTTCGGCCATGAGCGAGCTTCCGGCGCATCCACGGATCGCTCACCTGCTCATCAAAGGCAATGCGATGGGCCTGGATGACCTAGCGTGCAACATCGCGGCGCTGCTGGGTGAGAAGGACATCCAGCGTGGAGCAGGTGCCGACCTTCACACCAGGCTGAGTGCCCTCTCAGGCGAGCAACATTCACGTCGAAGTGGCGGTTCCCTCCAGCGGGTAAAGCAGTCTGCTCGGCAGTACCGATCCCTGCTGCGTGGGAAGGCCTCCAGCCCTGTCAGCGAGCCCGATCACCCAAGATGGGTAGGTTGTCTCCTGGCGTTCGCATACCCTGATCGAATCGGCCTGCAGAGGCGTGCAAGTGCATCCGAATACCGTCTCTCCAACGGACGTGCTGCGGTGTTTTCAGAGCCCGATGCACTCACCAAGCACGAGTGGCTGGTGGTGGCCGACCTGGGTAGCCGGCAAGGGCAGCGCGAAGAGCGGATCTACCTGGCGAGTGATCTCGATCCGGCCTTGTTCGATGACGAGCTGGCTGACCTTGTTGGGTCTGTCGATGAGGTCGACTGGGACGAGAGGGAAGGTGTTCTGAAGGCTGAGCGGCAGTTGAAGGTTGGGCAGCTGATCTTGTCGACGAAAGCCCTGCCGAGTCTTGATGAGCAAACCCGTTCGCTGGCCCTGGTCAACCTGGTGAGGCGCAAGGGCATCGAGCTCCTGCCGTGGAACCCGGAGCTTCGGCAGTGGCAGGCGCGGGTCGATCTACTGCGTCAGCTGGACATCCAGAATGGTCAGGCAGAGAGCAAATGGCCTGATCTCAGCGATGCCAATCTTCTCGACACACTCGAAGAGTGGCTCACTCCGTACCTGGCCAAAGTCACGAGGCTCAGCCACTTCAGCCAGTTGGATCTGCCGTCGATAGTCAGAAATCTCCTGCCGTGGCCGCTTCCACAGGAGCTGGAGAGCCTGGCGCCTCAGGCGATTCAGGTGCCGTCCGGCTCGAATATCCGCATCGACTACTTGCAGCATCCGCCAATCCTCGCAGTGCGGCTGCAGGAGCTGTTTGGCCTGGCAGAGACACCACGCATAGCCCAGGGCAAGCAGCCGTTGATTCTCCATCTACTGTCGCCGGCTCGTAGGCCAGTGCAGGTTACCCAGGATCTCGCCAACTTCTGGCGCAGCACCTATGTCGAGGTGAAAAAAGATCTCAAAGGTAGATACCCCAAGCATTATTGGCCTGAAGATCCATTGGTTGCTGAAGCGACGGCCAGAGCGAAGCCTAGGAAACCTTGA